From one Rubrobacter xylanophilus genomic stretch:
- the rplI gene encoding 50S ribosomal protein L9, giving the protein MQVILTQDVEKVGRRGDIVDVSRGYVRNYLVPRGLAEVATQAKLEEARRRMEEAAERERRLAERAEEIAETLNKSVITIEARTGEDERLFGSVTAANIAEAIEKARGIHLDRRKIRLEEPIKSLGTHQVPVQVHGEIEASVKVIVVPKL; this is encoded by the coding sequence ATGCAGGTGATACTCACCCAGGACGTGGAGAAGGTCGGCCGCAGGGGCGACATCGTGGACGTGAGCCGCGGCTACGTCCGGAACTACCTGGTCCCCCGGGGACTAGCCGAGGTCGCCACGCAGGCCAAGCTGGAGGAGGCCCGCCGCCGAATGGAGGAGGCCGCCGAGCGGGAGCGCCGCCTGGCCGAGCGGGCCGAGGAGATCGCCGAGACGCTGAACAAGAGCGTGATCACGATCGAGGCCCGCACCGGCGAAGACGAGCGGCTCTTCGGCTCGGTGACCGCGGCGAACATCGCCGAGGCCATCGAGAAGGCCCGCGGCATCCACCTGGACCGCCGCAAGATCCGGCTCGAAGAGCCCATAAAGTCCCTCGGTACACACCAGGTGCCGGTCCAGGTCCACGGCGAGATCGAGGCCAGCGTCAAGGTCATCGTGGTCCCGAAGCTGTAG
- the dnaB gene encoding replicative DNA helicase, giving the protein MERRGKIRRVPAGGEAARVPPHDLDAERAVIGAMLVSEAAVAAVAERLTPEDFYSETHRVIYAAMMRLYARGEPIDQLTLANELQKVGDFDKVGGRAYIFQIVESVPTASNASRYAEIVRGKALLRALIDVGSRITEDAFREPDDVSGALDAAEQLIYGISNRSLREHLSPVSELAPGALEMIQQLYEAEGEVTGVETGFEDLDRLTTGFHKSDLIILAARPAMGKTAFALNAIWHAAGVRGLPVAIFSLEMSKEQLVQRLISQTTRIPTQALRSGNVKAEDWPRLVRGVAEVSKAPIWIDDTAGITLMEMRAKVRRLSSQLKARGETPLSLVVVDYLQLMVGQSGRAESRQQEVSEISRGLKVLARDLDVPVLAIAQLSRAVEQRHDKRPLLSDLRDSGAIEQDADMVMFLYRDEYYNPDSDDKGIAEVIVGKHRNGPTGKVQLAWLEQYTKFASLARGV; this is encoded by the coding sequence ATGGAGCGGCGGGGAAAGATCCGGCGGGTACCTGCGGGCGGCGAGGCTGCCCGGGTACCGCCGCACGATCTGGACGCCGAGCGGGCGGTGATCGGGGCGATGCTGGTCTCCGAGGCGGCGGTTGCGGCGGTCGCCGAGCGGCTTACGCCGGAGGACTTCTATTCGGAGACCCACCGGGTCATCTACGCGGCGATGATGCGGCTGTACGCGCGCGGGGAGCCCATAGACCAGCTCACGCTGGCCAACGAGCTGCAGAAGGTCGGCGACTTCGACAAGGTCGGGGGTCGGGCGTACATCTTCCAGATCGTGGAGAGCGTGCCGACGGCCTCCAACGCCTCCCGCTACGCGGAGATAGTACGGGGCAAGGCGCTGCTGCGGGCACTCATAGACGTGGGGAGCCGCATAACCGAGGATGCGTTCCGGGAGCCCGACGACGTGAGCGGGGCGCTGGATGCGGCCGAGCAGCTCATCTACGGCATCTCCAACCGGTCGCTCAGGGAGCACCTCTCGCCCGTCTCCGAGCTTGCGCCGGGGGCTCTCGAGATGATCCAGCAGCTCTACGAGGCCGAGGGGGAGGTGACCGGGGTCGAGACGGGGTTCGAGGACCTCGACCGGCTCACCACCGGCTTCCACAAGAGCGACCTGATAATCCTCGCCGCCAGGCCCGCGATGGGGAAGACGGCCTTCGCCCTCAACGCCATCTGGCACGCGGCCGGGGTGAGGGGGCTTCCGGTGGCCATCTTCTCGCTCGAGATGAGCAAGGAGCAGCTGGTGCAGCGGCTCATCTCGCAGACCACCCGCATCCCCACCCAGGCCTTGAGGAGCGGGAACGTCAAGGCCGAGGACTGGCCCCGGCTGGTGCGTGGGGTGGCCGAGGTCTCCAAGGCCCCCATCTGGATAGACGATACCGCCGGGATCACGCTCATGGAGATGCGGGCGAAGGTCCGGCGCCTCTCTAGCCAGCTGAAGGCGCGGGGTGAGACCCCGCTCTCGCTGGTGGTCGTGGACTATTTGCAGCTGATGGTCGGGCAGAGCGGGCGGGCCGAGAGCCGCCAGCAGGAGGTCTCGGAGATCAGCCGGGGTCTGAAGGTGCTGGCGCGCGACCTCGACGTGCCCGTGCTCGCCATCGCCCAGCTCAGCCGCGCCGTGGAGCAGCGCCACGACAAGCGCCCCCTGCTCTCGGACCTGCGCGACTCGGGCGCCATCGAGCAGGACGCGGACATGGTGATGTTCCTCTACCGCGACGAGTACTACAACCCCGACTCCGACGACAAGGGGATCGCCGAGGTCATCGTGGGCAAGCACCGCAACGGCCCCACCGGCAAGGTGCAGCTCGCCTGGCTCGAGCAGTACACCAAGTTCGCCTCCCTGGCCCGCGGCGTCTAG